A genomic segment from Pirellulales bacterium encodes:
- a CDS encoding GNAT family N-acetyltransferase, with amino-acid sequence MKIRNANPLALATHEVTTWAAMQCANPALDSPFLRPEFTQAVAEVREDVEVAVLENQQQPIGFFPYQRKRRVGRPVAGRLSDFQAMIAHPGFRYEPAEVVRACRLSAWHFDHLLVENGAYSPFVWRGAESPFIDLSAGFDGYMQARENGRSLRSEYGQRKRKIEREVGPLRLELDTRDLGVIATCFRWKEQQYLRTNAPNLFAYNWVRDLFAVLLEHTCKEFGVMVSTLYAGSKIAAINFCLRSNHVLHSWFPAYNVELAQYSPGTLQWFELIRALPALGIKRIDLGKGPEGFKRRFMSGATQVCEGTVDLRFLPTLFRRVWQGTRDRIRYSRLYGPARTPAALLYRYQSWRECQ; translated from the coding sequence ATGAAAATTCGCAATGCTAATCCACTTGCGCTGGCAACCCACGAGGTCACGACGTGGGCCGCTATGCAATGCGCAAACCCTGCGCTCGATAGTCCGTTTTTGCGGCCTGAGTTCACGCAAGCCGTGGCCGAAGTGCGAGAAGACGTCGAAGTCGCGGTGCTCGAAAACCAGCAGCAACCCATCGGCTTTTTCCCCTATCAGCGCAAGCGGCGCGTGGGCCGGCCCGTTGCCGGACGGCTATCGGACTTTCAGGCAATGATCGCGCATCCCGGATTTCGCTACGAGCCGGCCGAGGTGGTGCGTGCCTGCCGCTTGTCGGCCTGGCATTTCGATCATTTGTTGGTCGAAAACGGCGCCTACAGTCCTTTTGTGTGGCGAGGGGCCGAGTCCCCGTTTATCGATCTCAGCGCCGGCTTCGACGGTTACATGCAAGCCCGCGAGAACGGCCGCAGCCTACGATCGGAATATGGCCAGCGCAAGCGAAAAATCGAACGCGAGGTAGGACCGCTGCGGCTGGAACTCGACACGCGCGATCTGGGCGTGATCGCCACCTGCTTCCGCTGGAAAGAACAGCAATATCTTCGTACCAACGCGCCAAACCTGTTCGCCTACAACTGGGTGCGCGATTTGTTCGCTGTGCTGCTCGAGCATACATGCAAAGAATTCGGCGTCATGGTTTCGACCCTCTACGCCGGCAGCAAGATCGCCGCGATCAATTTCTGCCTGCGCTCGAACCATGTGCTGCACTCGTGGTTTCCCGCCTACAACGTCGAGTTGGCGCAATACTCACCAGGCACGCTGCAATGGTTCGAGCTGATTCGGGCCTTGCCGGCGCTGGGAATCAAGCGCATCGACCTGGGCAAAGGGCCCGAAGGCTTCAAGCGGCGCTTCATGAGCGGCGCGACCCAGGTGTGCGAGGGGACGGTCGATCTGCGCTTCCTGCCGACTTTGTTCCGTCGCGTCTGGCAGGGGACGCGCGATCGCATCCGCTATTCGCGACTATATGGCCCAGCCCGCACTCCTGCGGCGCTTTTATACCGTTACCAAAGTTGGCGCGAATGCCAGTAA
- a CDS encoding glycosyltransferase family 4 protein, translated as MVKVLVVGQTPPPYLGQPIMLQKLLDSGIADVELHHVGIRLSTDANEVGRFGWTKVLNLFPIIAHIWWARIFRGVKILYYPPAGPNRVTMFRDFAILLPTRFLFAKTIFHFHASGLSEMYPRLPAWQRWLFRRAYYNADAGIRLSELTPDDARQLRVHREYVIANGIDDPCPAGPITDTTPVSTQRPLRVLFVAMLRESKGVLVLIEAAAQLAQRGVPVEVEIMGQFISPEFADRVHARVKELGVEDRVKFLGMLTGDAKFAAYARADIFSMPTFYESEAFPVVLLEAMAYGLPIVATRWRGIPTIVDDEVTGFLVEPRDSSPVADRIAELAEDPALRVRLGQAGREKFLDLYVWERHLTNMRRVFLDTAGIVDARHDEVTLQQPAPSEAKVEALA; from the coding sequence ATGGTTAAGGTTCTGGTTGTTGGTCAAACGCCGCCGCCGTATCTCGGTCAGCCGATCATGCTGCAAAAGCTGCTCGATAGCGGCATTGCAGACGTCGAGCTGCATCATGTCGGCATCCGGCTGTCGACCGACGCCAATGAGGTCGGCCGCTTTGGTTGGACAAAGGTGTTGAATCTTTTTCCGATCATCGCGCACATCTGGTGGGCGCGAATCTTCCGCGGCGTGAAGATACTTTACTACCCGCCCGCCGGACCGAACCGCGTGACCATGTTCCGCGATTTCGCGATCCTGCTTCCCACGCGTTTCTTGTTCGCGAAAACGATCTTCCACTTCCATGCCAGCGGGCTGTCGGAAATGTATCCGCGCCTGCCGGCCTGGCAGCGGTGGTTATTTCGGCGCGCGTATTACAACGCCGACGCTGGGATCCGCCTTTCGGAGCTAACGCCCGACGACGCGCGACAGTTGCGCGTCCATCGCGAATACGTGATCGCCAACGGCATCGACGATCCCTGTCCCGCTGGCCCGATTACGGACACGACGCCGGTCAGCACGCAGCGCCCGCTGCGAGTTCTCTTCGTGGCGATGCTACGCGAATCGAAGGGAGTGCTGGTCCTGATCGAAGCCGCGGCACAACTGGCCCAGCGCGGCGTCCCGGTCGAAGTTGAGATCATGGGCCAGTTCATCAGCCCGGAATTCGCCGATCGGGTGCATGCACGCGTCAAAGAACTAGGGGTCGAGGATCGCGTCAAATTCCTGGGCATGCTCACCGGCGATGCAAAGTTCGCCGCTTATGCGCGGGCCGATATCTTCTCGATGCCCACGTTCTACGAATCCGAGGCGTTCCCGGTCGTGCTGCTCGAGGCGATGGCCTACGGCCTGCCGATCGTGGCCACGCGCTGGCGCGGAATTCCGACGATCGTCGATGACGAAGTGACGGGCTTCCTGGTCGAGCCGCGCGACTCAAGCCCCGTGGCAGATCGCATCGCGGAATTGGCCGAGGATCCGGCCCTGCGAGTTCGCCTCGGACAGGCGGGACGCGAGAAGTTCCTCGATCTGTACGTTTGGGAACGCCACCTCACAAACATGCGCCGCGTCTTTCTGGACACCGCCGGCATCGTCGACGCCCGACATGACGAAGTCACACTGCAGCAACCTGCCCCGAGCGAAGCCAAGGTCGAAGCCCTCGCCTGA
- a CDS encoding glycosyltransferase family A protein: MSISAQKRLTVSIIIPTYNRAHLVVEAIESALSQTRVPDEILVIDDGSTDNTTAVLERFGAPVHVLRQANRGRSAARNTGIREATSDAVLFLDSDDLLMPNCIEEFVSVLERQPDVDVVYGNAKLIDSQGRLIALYADRMPGPRPSGHILGELARRCCLTVCSMVRRSALRGIRFEEGMEFGEDYDLWRQLAARSNFQYVDEPLTCYRFHKGMTISSDPRKNLDAELEVQRRVLEMPEFMALSARDRACAYAAHGAKQAMRDRGGLARRLFWRAIRTDPTYTTSYALLALSAVSVRPLQFAISKRRRMLGNHIAAEAGGAALAQERAAPSQNKSPIIIPDSDNVVHGEEHVYG; the protein is encoded by the coding sequence ATGTCAATCTCCGCCCAGAAACGACTGACTGTCAGCATCATCATCCCAACGTACAATCGCGCCCATCTGGTTGTGGAAGCGATCGAAAGCGCGCTCTCGCAAACGCGCGTTCCGGACGAGATCCTGGTGATCGACGACGGTTCGACCGACAACACGACGGCTGTGCTCGAGCGCTTCGGGGCGCCCGTTCACGTGCTGCGTCAGGCAAATCGCGGCCGCTCGGCGGCGCGCAATACCGGCATCCGCGAAGCCACGAGCGACGCCGTCCTGTTTCTCGACTCGGACGATTTGCTGATGCCCAATTGCATCGAGGAATTCGTCTCGGTGCTCGAGCGTCAGCCTGACGTCGACGTCGTATACGGCAATGCGAAACTGATTGATTCGCAAGGTCGCTTGATCGCGCTCTATGCCGATCGCATGCCCGGCCCTCGTCCCAGCGGCCACATCCTGGGTGAGCTGGCCCGCCGCTGCTGCCTGACGGTCTGTTCGATGGTGCGTCGCTCGGCACTGCGTGGCATTCGCTTCGAGGAAGGGATGGAATTCGGCGAGGATTACGATCTGTGGCGGCAGTTGGCCGCACGGTCGAACTTCCAATACGTTGACGAGCCCTTGACCTGCTATCGCTTTCACAAGGGGATGACAATCTCGTCCGACCCGCGCAAAAACCTCGACGCCGAGCTCGAGGTGCAGCGCCGCGTGCTCGAGATGCCCGAGTTCATGGCACTCTCGGCGCGTGATCGGGCTTGCGCTTACGCAGCTCATGGGGCCAAGCAAGCGATGCGTGATCGCGGCGGCCTGGCGCGGCGCTTGTTCTGGCGCGCCATCCGCACAGATCCCACGTACACAACCAGCTATGCCCTGCTGGCGCTATCCGCGGTCAGCGTGCGTCCGCTGCAGTTCGCGATCTCGAAGCGCCGCCGCATGCTCGGTAATCACATCGCGGCCGAGGCCGGCGGCGCGGCGCTCGCGCAAGAACGGGCCGCACCCAGCCAGAATAAGTCCCCCATCATCATCCCCGACAGCGACAACGTCGTTCATGGTGAGGAACACGTCTATGGTTAA
- a CDS encoding glycosyltransferase, with protein sequence MSDNTDTARPRLLLVAFECSPKHGSEWANGWNRALQAALRYDTWVITHGGPQEYEIRDYLAAHEPIPNLHFEFVPCAAFDKHPVHVGGRLWLAYHDWQRDVLKRAQELQATRPFDLIHHVTNTGFREPGYLWQLDAPFVWGPIGGLHNYPWRFLSEAGLRGALTEGVRSIANSFQLHCSLRGRRAARRAKAILAANSTACQRFYQGRGVLPHELLDVGIASVAEQPRPARSGDEPLRILWSGQFVSRKALTLLLKALAQLPADFRYVLRVVGGGPLEAQWKQLAERLGVNAHIEWAGWLPHAQARQQYDWADVFVFTSLRDNSGTVMLEAMGAGVPVICLDHQGARDIVTPECGIKIALSTPRKVVADMATALVEFGGNYALRSRLGNAAYARAKKYLWDNLGRQTAIVYREVLNDTANAQQTAPHPLQPRSTIRPKLLAREAAVWGIGRAAAALQATRGRRPGNGFGILTYHRVTENVSGFPAPTWNITPAQLEKQLAGLLRRGFQPWSLSDLLQARAAGVKIPAGVFAVTFDDGYENNFTDALPVLEKLGVPATIFLATAFVDQSEPFPFDDWKSRGQRGVPVTAWRPLSASECGKLLDSGMIELGTHTHTHQKFLGRPEDFRRDMQASIDMLHEQFGVRHPVLAFPHGIHDQEMLDIVRELDIPSALTTVPGLIDLASNPLGWGRFSVESHDTAATLAGKLGGWYTEITHTIRTFGRGKVQSTAPAEHVDAPLPASPVEVPAEQELVGCD encoded by the coding sequence ATGAGCGACAACACTGACACTGCGCGGCCGCGTTTGCTGCTGGTCGCGTTCGAGTGCAGTCCCAAGCACGGCTCGGAATGGGCCAATGGCTGGAACCGCGCACTGCAAGCGGCCCTCCGCTACGACACGTGGGTCATCACGCACGGAGGACCGCAAGAATACGAGATTCGCGATTACCTGGCCGCGCACGAGCCGATTCCGAATCTGCACTTTGAATTCGTCCCCTGTGCGGCTTTCGACAAGCATCCGGTCCACGTGGGCGGGCGCTTGTGGCTGGCCTACCACGACTGGCAGCGTGATGTGCTGAAGCGCGCCCAGGAATTGCAGGCCACACGACCGTTCGATCTGATCCACCATGTCACGAACACCGGATTTCGCGAGCCGGGGTATCTGTGGCAGCTCGATGCTCCGTTCGTCTGGGGACCAATCGGCGGATTGCACAACTATCCGTGGCGATTCCTCAGCGAAGCTGGCCTGCGCGGCGCACTCACCGAAGGGGTGCGTAGCATCGCCAATTCGTTCCAATTGCACTGCAGCCTGCGCGGCCGCCGAGCCGCGCGGCGCGCGAAAGCCATACTGGCCGCCAATTCCACGGCCTGCCAACGGTTCTACCAGGGCCGCGGCGTGCTGCCTCACGAGCTTCTGGACGTCGGCATCGCCTCGGTCGCCGAGCAACCGCGTCCCGCGCGCAGCGGAGACGAACCGTTGCGGATCCTCTGGTCCGGACAGTTCGTTTCACGCAAAGCGCTGACATTGCTTCTCAAGGCCCTCGCGCAACTACCCGCCGATTTCCGTTATGTCCTTCGCGTTGTCGGCGGCGGTCCGCTCGAGGCCCAATGGAAGCAACTGGCCGAACGACTGGGCGTCAATGCTCATATCGAATGGGCTGGTTGGCTTCCTCACGCTCAAGCGCGCCAGCAATACGATTGGGCCGACGTCTTCGTGTTCACCAGCTTGCGCGACAACTCGGGCACGGTGATGCTCGAAGCGATGGGAGCCGGAGTGCCGGTGATCTGCCTCGATCATCAAGGCGCCCGGGATATCGTCACACCCGAGTGCGGCATCAAGATCGCCCTTAGCACGCCGCGCAAGGTCGTTGCCGACATGGCCACGGCCTTGGTCGAGTTCGGCGGCAATTATGCTCTCCGTTCCCGTCTAGGGAATGCGGCTTACGCGCGAGCAAAGAAATACCTTTGGGACAACCTGGGCCGGCAAACTGCGATTGTTTATCGCGAGGTGCTGAACGACACGGCAAACGCCCAGCAGACAGCGCCGCACCCCTTGCAACCGCGCAGCACGATCCGGCCAAAGCTGTTGGCCCGCGAGGCCGCGGTGTGGGGAATCGGCCGCGCTGCCGCAGCATTGCAAGCAACGCGCGGACGTCGGCCCGGCAATGGTTTCGGCATCCTGACGTACCACCGCGTGACGGAGAACGTCTCCGGCTTCCCCGCGCCGACCTGGAACATCACCCCCGCGCAGCTCGAAAAGCAACTCGCGGGGCTCCTACGGCGAGGATTCCAGCCGTGGTCCTTGTCAGACTTGCTGCAAGCGCGGGCTGCCGGCGTCAAGATTCCCGCGGGCGTGTTCGCCGTCACCTTCGACGACGGCTACGAGAACAATTTCACCGATGCGCTGCCGGTCCTCGAAAAGCTGGGCGTACCGGCCACGATCTTCCTGGCCACGGCGTTCGTTGATCAGTCGGAACCGTTCCCCTTCGACGATTGGAAATCTCGCGGTCAGCGCGGCGTTCCCGTGACCGCCTGGCGCCCTCTGAGCGCGTCGGAATGCGGCAAACTACTCGACAGCGGCATGATCGAGCTAGGCACTCACACGCATACGCATCAAAAGTTTCTCGGCCGACCCGAAGATTTCCGCCGCGACATGCAAGCCAGCATCGACATGCTGCACGAGCAGTTCGGCGTGCGCCATCCGGTGCTGGCCTTCCCGCATGGCATTCACGACCAAGAGATGCTGGACATTGTGCGCGAGCTCGATATTCCGTCAGCACTAACGACGGTGCCGGGCTTGATCGACCTGGCAAGCAATCCGCTTGGCTGGGGACGATTCAGCGTCGAGTCGCATGACACGGCGGCAACTTTGGCCGGCAAGCTCGGGGGTTGGTACACGGAGATCACGCATACGATCCGCACGTTTGGTCGTGGCAAGGTGCAGAGCACCGCGCCCGCCGAACATGTTGATGCCCCGCTCCCCGCGTCACCCGTCGAAGTGCCGGCCGAGCAAGAACTGGTCGGGTGCGACTGA
- a CDS encoding sugar transferase: MIRFLKKVTTFLRGEAGLSSLEFLNSIERMRNILDRERMRADRGNTMFTLVTFTCSETTDNAYLAELGRIAQERIRTTDDVGMLGPHCIGVVLPETSAGGAWRVADDICSKLPNNKPRPQCDVYVHPAGRISRPDDQNPQTDRREGETSGRGNDEFAPVGADDDDPRAAQAIQFFFEQSMPSWKRTIDLVGAASALLILSPLLAVAAIAIKVTSPGPVFFTQMRHGLGGRPFKIYKFRTMCVDAEAKKQALRRFSEQKGPAFKMKNDPRITRLGSFLRKTSIDELPQLINVVLGDMSLVGPRPLPCDESERCLPWQQRRLDVTPGLTCIWQIEGRSRVSFDDWARMDVRYIQSRSLVKDAKLIAQTLPAVMLRKGAC, from the coding sequence ATGATCCGTTTTCTAAAAAAAGTAACGACGTTTCTCCGCGGAGAGGCGGGCCTGTCGTCGCTCGAGTTCCTTAACTCCATCGAACGGATGCGCAACATCCTCGATCGCGAGCGGATGCGCGCCGATCGCGGGAATACGATGTTCACGCTGGTGACCTTCACCTGCAGCGAAACGACCGACAACGCCTACCTGGCCGAGTTAGGCCGCATCGCGCAGGAGCGTATCCGCACGACCGACGACGTTGGCATGTTGGGGCCGCACTGCATCGGTGTGGTCTTGCCGGAAACATCGGCCGGAGGCGCCTGGCGCGTGGCCGACGATATCTGCTCGAAGCTGCCGAACAACAAGCCGCGTCCGCAGTGCGACGTTTATGTCCACCCGGCCGGGCGTATCAGTCGGCCCGATGACCAGAACCCGCAGACGGACCGCCGTGAAGGCGAGACTTCCGGACGTGGCAACGACGAGTTCGCACCCGTCGGCGCCGACGACGATGACCCGCGGGCGGCACAGGCCATTCAATTTTTTTTTGAACAGTCCATGCCCAGCTGGAAGCGAACCATCGACCTGGTTGGCGCGGCCTCGGCACTGCTGATCCTGTCGCCGCTGCTGGCCGTAGCCGCGATTGCCATCAAGGTGACGTCACCGGGTCCGGTGTTCTTCACGCAGATGCGTCACGGGCTGGGAGGGCGGCCGTTCAAGATCTACAAATTTCGCACGATGTGCGTCGATGCCGAGGCCAAGAAGCAGGCGCTGCGCAGGTTCAGCGAGCAGAAGGGTCCGGCGTTCAAGATGAAGAACGATCCGCGGATCACGCGGCTGGGAAGCTTTTTGCGCAAGACGAGCATCGACGAATTACCGCAATTGATCAACGTCGTGCTGGGGGACATGTCGCTGGTGGGTCCGCGCCCTCTGCCGTGCGACGAGTCGGAACGTTGCTTGCCTTGGCAACAACGACGTTTGGATGTCACACCCGGTTTGACCTGTATTTGGCAGATCGAGGGGCGCTCGAGAGTCTCGTTCGATGATTGGGCTCGCATGGACGTGCGATATATCCAATCGCGGTCGCTGGTCAAGGACGCGAAATTGATCGCTCAGACGCTCCCTGCGGTCATGCTTCGCAAGGGTGCTTGCTGA
- a CDS encoding GGDEF domain-containing protein — translation MKFSGSKTGRGPSSAVATPSRTESKRTDATGRVETSVPAPLGRIHWRNSHSALAAALNLTTDAVYFVSLDDMCICAANVAATTRTGYEVAELIGMRLNEVVAVSAGIDPVELHQDDAELASLAARGVERAKDGQALEVEIRWRRVASEGESLLVAAVREVVTPEVIVPPAIEPDPRDPLTELPSRARLASRLRTIERQMRSEPAPVAILFLDVDRFKDINDTHGHLTGDRVLREIAQRLLNCVRQDDLVVRYGGDEFVVLLHAVRSQQQVEQMVERIATEIRIPIALADGQLIVTASIGLAVAHDAAETQDLLETADQAMYRAKRAGRRPSR, via the coding sequence ATGAAATTTAGCGGATCGAAAACTGGCCGCGGCCCCTCCTCGGCCGTGGCGACCCCCAGCCGAACGGAATCAAAGCGAACGGATGCCACCGGGCGCGTCGAGACGAGCGTCCCTGCACCGTTGGGGCGGATCCATTGGCGCAATTCTCATTCGGCCTTGGCCGCGGCGCTGAATTTGACGACCGATGCCGTCTACTTCGTGTCGCTCGACGACATGTGCATTTGCGCTGCGAACGTCGCAGCCACGACGCGCACAGGGTATGAAGTGGCAGAGCTGATCGGAATGCGTCTGAATGAAGTCGTGGCGGTATCCGCCGGAATTGATCCAGTCGAGTTGCATCAGGATGATGCCGAACTGGCGTCCCTGGCCGCGCGGGGCGTCGAACGCGCCAAGGACGGGCAGGCCCTGGAAGTCGAAATCCGCTGGCGGCGCGTCGCCAGCGAAGGTGAGTCGCTGTTGGTGGCCGCGGTGCGCGAAGTCGTGACACCGGAAGTCATCGTGCCGCCGGCGATCGAGCCCGATCCACGCGACCCGCTGACCGAATTACCCAGCCGGGCGCGCCTGGCATCGCGGTTGCGAACGATCGAGCGCCAGATGCGCAGCGAACCTGCGCCGGTGGCGATCCTGTTTCTGGATGTCGATCGATTCAAGGACATCAACGACACGCACGGCCACCTGACCGGCGACCGCGTGTTGCGCGAAATCGCTCAGCGGTTACTGAACTGCGTCCGGCAAGATGACCTGGTTGTGCGCTACGGCGGTGACGAATTCGTCGTCCTGCTGCACGCGGTCCGCTCGCAGCAGCAGGTCGAGCAGATGGTTGAACGTATCGCGACCGAGATTCGCATCCCCATCGCCTTGGCCGACGGGCAATTGATCGTCACGGCAAGCATCGGCCTGGCCGTGGCGCACGATGCGGCGGAAACGCAAGATCTGCTCGAAACGGCGGACCAGGCCATGTATAGGGCCAAACGTGCCGGCCGTCGCCCCTCGCGATAA
- a CDS encoding P-loop NTPase: GVSTVAAEMALTAASLSPQRVLLLDMNTTDAGRAGTLRAWRQLGIYDAATATDSDSSGIVPSRYENLSLLSCRDAEQLKPLPFDRPRMTQLLRDLNDEYGLVIVDLPPATDSSLALAMAGLLAGVVLVVEAEQTRFESAQRATKSLQQAQANLLGVILNKRPQHIPEWLYDRL, from the coding sequence GGCGTCAGCACCGTGGCCGCCGAAATGGCGCTCACCGCGGCCAGCCTGTCGCCGCAACGCGTGCTGCTGTTGGACATGAATACTACCGACGCCGGGCGGGCGGGTACCCTGCGTGCCTGGCGCCAGCTCGGCATTTACGACGCTGCCACGGCGACCGACTCGGACTCGTCGGGCATCGTCCCTTCGCGTTATGAGAACCTGTCGCTCTTGTCGTGCCGCGACGCCGAGCAACTGAAGCCGTTGCCGTTCGATCGGCCGCGGATGACGCAACTACTGCGCGACCTGAACGACGAATACGGTTTGGTCATCGTCGATCTGCCGCCCGCGACTGACTCCAGCCTGGCCTTGGCCATGGCCGGATTGCTCGCCGGCGTCGTGCTGGTCGTCGAAGCCGAACAAACTCGCTTCGAATCGGCACAGCGTGCCACGAAGAGTCTGCAGCAGGCCCAGGCGAACCTGCTGGGAGTCATTCTCAACAAAAGGCCTCAGCACATTCCTGAATGGTTGTACGACAGGCTGTAA
- the galE gene encoding UDP-glucose 4-epimerase GalE, with the protein MRILVTGGAGYIGSHAVRLLARAGHDVWSYDNLCLGHRQAVPTGRLIVGELNDRALLEGTLREKNIEAVMHFAAFSLVGESVANPAIYYQNNLASSLSLLESMRAAGVTRIVLSSTTATYGAPEHTPIAEDTPQRPINPYGFTKLVVEHALADYARAYGFAYAALRYFNASGASADAEIGEDHKPESHLIPLVLQVALGQRESITIFGEDYPTPDGTCIRDYIHVDDLGSAHIKALERLRPGHGILCNLGIGRGYSVREVIDACRRVTGHKIPAVVGPRRPGDPPELIADATRARRELDWQPAYNDLEQIVATAWQWHRTHPNGYGE; encoded by the coding sequence ATGCGGATACTTGTCACCGGCGGAGCAGGATACATCGGCAGTCACGCCGTGCGGTTGCTCGCGCGCGCCGGACACGACGTCTGGTCCTACGACAATCTCTGCCTGGGCCACCGGCAAGCCGTCCCGACCGGCCGGCTGATTGTGGGCGAGCTGAACGATCGCGCGCTCCTGGAAGGCACCTTGCGCGAGAAGAACATCGAGGCGGTCATGCACTTCGCCGCCTTCTCGCTCGTGGGGGAATCGGTCGCGAACCCGGCGATTTATTACCAAAACAATCTGGCCTCGAGTCTGTCATTGCTCGAGTCGATGCGCGCCGCCGGCGTGACTCGCATTGTGTTGTCGAGCACCACGGCCACGTATGGCGCTCCCGAACATACGCCGATCGCCGAAGACACGCCGCAGCGACCGATCAATCCTTACGGCTTTACGAAGCTGGTGGTCGAGCACGCCTTGGCTGATTACGCGCGAGCCTACGGCTTTGCTTACGCCGCGCTACGATATTTCAACGCCTCGGGCGCGAGTGCCGACGCCGAGATCGGCGAGGACCACAAACCGGAATCGCACTTGATACCGCTCGTACTACAGGTTGCCCTCGGCCAGCGCGAATCGATCACGATCTTCGGCGAAGACTATCCCACGCCCGACGGCACCTGCATCCGCGACTACATCCACGTCGACGACCTGGGCTCGGCCCATATCAAGGCGCTTGAACGCTTACGCCCCGGGCACGGCATTTTATGCAACCTGGGGATCGGCCGTGGCTACAGCGTGCGTGAGGTGATCGACGCTTGCCGGCGCGTAACGGGGCACAAGATTCCGGCCGTCGTCGGCCCGCGCCGCCCTGGCGATCCGCCGGAACTGATCGCCGACGCCACCCGCGCCCGGCGCGAACTCGATTGGCAACCCGCCTACAACGATCTCGAACAGATCGTCGCCACGGCCTGGCAATGGCACCGCACACACCCCAACGGGTATGGCGAGTAG
- a CDS encoding O-antigen ligase family protein — protein MNVFKKIGIWYILATPVLAGLSTFELKASDDGFTITGLIWVAQFAVGLLLLPFVWSSDDHRGDLRPWWPWFAWCGYAWMTLLWCDNLGRRNVQETIQLCMPVLVGMIAASVIRTRDDLRRLFSTFNITFLFLAAFTMLFLSGRFDEEWISTRVRPAALTMTLVGCVYIAGYPRRTFWPIAGWSACVLLTLLSQSRMATMTLLIAPVAFPLYRRKWTNFAATAALAAVGLGLFYTPIVQKKFFESGSGKLSEAFEGDYAGAGRFEAWPEIYKEAWTHPALGAGVGSAYDFVPLVWEDINHVHNDYLRVFFEMGIIGEFIFVATMLWQLVVLYRRTQTTRGLTRSAFVAAFLGWCGLLVSCATDNTILYNIYYTDLLFALIGGGYGVLAASTSGQHAAEHVSVNEPRHLNYHPA, from the coding sequence ATGAACGTTTTTAAGAAAATCGGCATCTGGTACATCCTGGCAACCCCGGTCTTGGCTGGCCTGTCCACGTTCGAACTCAAAGCTTCGGACGATGGCTTCACCATCACCGGTTTGATATGGGTGGCGCAGTTTGCCGTGGGCCTGCTGCTGTTGCCGTTCGTCTGGTCCTCGGACGATCACCGGGGCGATCTCAGGCCCTGGTGGCCGTGGTTCGCCTGGTGCGGCTACGCTTGGATGACGCTGCTGTGGTGCGACAATCTCGGCCGGCGCAACGTGCAAGAGACGATTCAATTGTGCATGCCGGTATTGGTCGGCATGATCGCCGCTTCGGTCATTCGCACCCGCGATGATCTGCGACGATTGTTCTCGACATTCAATATCACGTTTCTGTTTCTGGCCGCGTTTACGATGCTGTTCCTCTCGGGTCGCTTCGACGAGGAATGGATTTCGACCCGCGTTCGACCAGCGGCTTTGACGATGACGCTGGTCGGCTGCGTCTATATTGCGGGTTATCCACGTCGCACGTTTTGGCCCATTGCTGGCTGGTCGGCCTGCGTACTGTTGACGCTTCTGTCGCAAAGCCGCATGGCGACAATGACGCTACTGATCGCGCCGGTCGCGTTCCCTCTGTATCGCCGCAAATGGACGAATTTCGCCGCCACCGCCGCGCTGGCCGCGGTGGGACTTGGTCTGTTCTATACGCCGATCGTGCAGAAAAAATTCTTCGAGTCCGGCAGCGGTAAGCTCTCGGAAGCTTTCGAAGGAGATTACGCCGGTGCCGGACGATTCGAGGCCTGGCCCGAAATCTACAAGGAAGCCTGGACTCATCCCGCGCTCGGCGCTGGGGTCGGTTCGGCGTACGACTTCGTCCCGCTGGTCTGGGAAGACATCAACCACGTTCACAACGACTATCTGCGTGTCTTCTTCGAAATGGGCATCATTGGCGAATTCATCTTCGTCGCCACCATGCTCTGGCAATTGGTCGTGCTCTATCGTCGCACGCAAACCACGCGCGGCTTAACCCGCAGCGCCTTCGTGGCCGCCTTTCTCGGCTGGTGCGGGCTGCTGGTCAGTTGTGCGACAGATAACACGATTCTCTACAACATCTACTACACCGACCTTTTGTTCGCCCTGATTGGAGGCGGTTATGGTGTTCTGGCTGCGAGCACAAGCGGGCAACATGCGGCCGAACACGTCTCAGTGAACGAACCCCGGCATCTTAACTACCACCCCGCGTGA